aagtgttgtggtactggaagaagggggaagagcaaaggaagcaagtcagggtgacacacagggagtgggagatgaggaaaagtggggcttagtctgggaaggcctcttctcttctcctgccttgactagtgtatcagcctcctcgctgacctccctgtctcttgtctctctccacttcagttcatacttcactctgctgccaggatcatttttctaaacaaagttcagtccccgtttccccactcctcaagaacctccagtggttgcccatccactttcacagcaatgtggagtggagtggggagtggcaggagtcagggggtcagcccagaggctgatgcaatagtcaaaagCAGCATAGgacaagtacttggatcagcatccCCCAGAATTCGTTTCCCACCACACCaaattttccttcctctccctttcagtcTTTTTCTATTTTTGCCACGTTCATCcaattcccccaactccctgaaaccctcttctcctcacccttctTATAAATCCCTTAAAAAAGGCATATATTAGCATTAGCTGTCATTTCTCCAACAAAAATATCAGATGATTTAAGTTTGTTTTGTTGCTCAGTCCCTTTGTAATGTTCAGCACATTAACATATTCTCAGCATAATTTGCCCTTATTCATCTTTCCATATtcagagtatttattaaatactgaggtagatgctAGAttagacaacagtccctgtcccccacatggggctcacaatctacgttatccccattttgcagatgaggaaactggcagagAGGTAAAAcgctttgccccaaatcacacagaccggggcaaaactggaagtagaacccaggacatctgactcccaattccatggtctttccactaggctatgctacctaACAAGTAATCAATCCAGCacgtttccctccctttcctcccaaaccctgtcctctcctgaacttttccgtcactgtagacggcacagccatccttctcgtctcacgagcccacaaccttgatgtcatccttgactccgctctctcactcaacccacatatccaatctgtcaccaaatcctgccggtctcaccttcacaacattgccaagatctgccctttcctctccatccaaattactaccatgttaatccaatcgctCATCCAATCCCAaatggattcctgcatcagcctcctttctgaccttccaacctcccatctctccccacttcagtccatacttcacttcgccgcccagattatctttctacagaaacattcagggcatgtcactcctctcctcaaaaatctccagtggctgcctatcaaccaccatatcaaacaaaaactcttcactgttggcttcaaagatctccatcaccttcttcttccctcacctcccttctctcctacatcctagcccacacactctgctcctctgatgctaaccttctcactgtgcttcgatctcgcctgtctcaccgccgacccctagcccaggacctacctctggcctggaacgccctccctcctcaaatccgccaatcactctttcccccttcaaagccctcctgaaggtgcacctcctccaagagaccttcccagactaagccccctattcctcagctccccctcccttccacattacctcaactcattccctttgctcttccccctccttcctgccctattgcacttatgtatatgtatatatatatatttgtctataattctgtttatttatatcgatgcctgtttacctgttttgatgtctgtctcccccctctaagggcagggattgtctctattgctatattgtactttccaagtgcttagtacagtgctctgcacacagtaagcgctcaataaatacaattgaatgaatgaataaatgaatgaatatttattgagcttttactatgtgctgggcatggtactaagcacgtgggagagaacagtaaaacagatttggtagacatattcccagcccagaaggaatttacagtctagagggaaagaataaagaagagggggagactgttCAACAGCCATAATGTCATACTAATAGTGATTGACTTGGTTCTGTCTGGTTCCAGGGATAAGACTGCCAACTCCTTGAAGGCGGAGACCACTGAACTCCACtgaactctaccaagagcttatacggtgtacacagtaggtgctcagtaaatccaaagGATTAATTGCTCCCTGGAAGAGCTGAGCCACAATTTGACTATTCTATTGTGTCTATTTTAAGAAACAAGCTTCATGAGAGCAGGAAGCATGTGTTTCCTTTAATTGACCTCTATGCCTAAGGGTTTAATTCAAGGTTCTGCACCAGGAAAAAAGTAACCCCAAATAATTTGTATGGGGCTTCAAAACAAACTTggttaaatacataaatacatgtGCATGCAGTGTAGGAAAATGTAGCTAGCAGTGACAAATTCAAATGATGCAACAATATAGCATAACAGTGGACTTAATCACACATTTATCTTagtctgccttgactattgctctagcctctttgctgactcccatgcccatctctcccctctccagtctatatttcagtctgctgcccagatcattattctaaaaaaaacccattcagtccatgtcttcccactcctcaagaacctccagtggttgcctatccgtctccacatcaaacagaaatccttaccATAGGCTGTAAGGagactttgacactcaccccagccccacatgaCATGTAAATATACATACACTCTGcaatttctcctttcccctatctgtaatttattttaaaatctatctccccctttaaactgtaagctccttgtgggcaaggactgtctaccaaatgtattctattgttctttcccatgcatttaatattgtgctctgcactcagtaagcgctaaataccattgattgattgattgattgaagatattCAATTAACGGtctctcttaccttaccttgtggattcctactacaacccagtccatacactgCTCTTCtatagccaacctactcacagtaccttgtccatgtctatctcgccactcaccccttgcccacctcctcccactggtctggaactccctaccccttcatatgcaacagaccattcattcagttgcatttactgagagcttactgtgtgcaaagcactgtactaagaccaccactctccccaccttcaaagccttattaaaaatcagtgtcctccaagaggctttcaccaaataagccttcatttcccctactctttctcctttctggattaataataataatagtaataataatgatgatgttggtatttgttaagcacttcctatgtgcagagcactgttctaagcactggggtagatacagggtcatctggttttcccacgtgaggctcccaatcttaatccccattttacagatgaggtcactgaggcacagagaagtgaattgacttgcccacagtcacacagctgacaagtggcagagccagaattcgaacccatgacctctgactcccaagcccgggctctttccactgagccacactgctctagtATTGCCCTTACACtaggatttgtactctttaaggacttgttattcaccccaccctcagccttactgcccttatctgtaatttaatatctgtttcccgcTAtggcctctaagctccttgtaggtggggagcatgtctcccaactctttcgcattgtactctctcaagagcttagtaccgtgctctgcgcacagtaagcgctcaattaatatcgttgactgaatgaatgactgtaagaaAACAATAGTGGCAGAGAGGTGTGATGGGCAGCGGTCAGGAAAGAGGTGActctccttgagcagaggcttCGGTAAGGTTTCAGAAAGATTTGAAAACCACTTCTAATTCTACAAATGTTATCAGTGCAATAAAGGATAATCATAGGGTGCGCACAGAGTGGAAGGAACTTTTGCTTAGATCTTGGTCTTTTTAATCACAAACTTGGATAAGCAACATTTTCAAACACACAGGATAATTATAGATTTAATAAAACATGAATGCAATAGCTACATGGGAATGCAAATTATGATACATATCAAGCCTGTCAAAAATCCTTCTTAAATTACCCaaataagggagagggggaggcagaggctgcTGGGGACCAAAACACCCTGAGAAGCCAGACACTTATGTTCCCTGGGGGCTGTGAGATTAGAAGATATAATCACCTAAACTCTACTGGATGCGAAGAACCTAAATTTGCCTCTAATCCCCTGTGAAATCCCTCATCACTATGGTCTTTGACAAACGACAAACGACTGTTGTAGGAGGGTGAGAAATCAGGGGACGTGGATTCTAGTCCCTTGGGCCCCACCCACTTCCAGAAGCTGAGAACAAAAACAGCCGGGCGACACACTTGCCTGGGCAAGGAGAGCAAAAGATGGGAAGTGGTTCGTAATGAAGCACCCCTGGTGTGAGTGTGCGTGTTTCTTCCAAGATCTTACAGTCCAAGGGATTGTCTTCAGGCTTGCATTTTCCATGCTACGAGTCAAAAAGAGTACCTGGTTCTCCTTGACAATATCTGCTATGACTAGCCTCGAACCCGATCTATAGCCTGTGCCCACCTTCCCCAATATCCCAGTCTCCATTCTATTGCCCCAAAGTCCTCTGTCCATCCTGTTGAGTATCAGGAAGCCAAAGAGTCTCTGGCAGAAGCAgtatgtggcttagtagatagagcacaggcctgggagtcagaaggacttgggtttctaatgctggctctgccacatctcctgtgtgaccttgggcaagttgcttcacttctctgggcctcagttaccacgtctggaaaatggagattaagattgtgagccctatgtgggacagggactgtgtccaatccaattaccttacatctaccccaggccttagtacagtgcctggaacacagtgagcacttaacgaatatcactattattattagtattaataaatcTCTGGgccactcccacccctccaagAGCAGCTCAGACTTGTTTCCCAGGAGTAGGGTGGTTTTACCCCATTAtagaattgcagatggaggtggggcgttttgggacagatgtgtccatggagtcgctatgggtcggacacgacttgacggcataagacaagacaagacaagttgTCCCTGGGCACAAATGTGATCTGTAGTCTCCATAAATGCAGGCTTCTAAGGCAAATGcaatgtgtgtgcatgcgtgctgCTCAGTGggggcagagtcagtcagtcaattgtatttattgagcacttactgtatgcacagcactgtactaagcgctggggagagtacaacaataaacatattccctgcccacacgagagcttacagtctagagggcgagacatacattaatataaattacagtccAGGGCacgaaggaggtggggggagggtgtagAAACCATGAGATTAGTCAGAATACATAGGGGCGGAtcaaacaggaaagaaaagagtttTCTGGTTCACAAAACTgctcagggggtgggaggattTGGGGGTGACTGGGTCATAACCTCCTACTAAGAGCTCTGGAAGCCCAGTGGGCCAAGGACCTTGTACAATACGCATTTTCACTCAGCTCTAGAGGACTGCCGGAAAGTGGGAGGTGGCTCCATGGTAGGGTTGTGGGGGAGGAcaatggagagaaggagaaaggcaggAGTTGGCGAGGTCCTGGGATCCCCGACAGTCCCCAGAAACTGATGGAAGGGGAAAGAGTCTTGGTTTCCGGAGGGTAATGGGAAAATAGATTGTTCAGGGATAAGGACACAATGCTCCCAACCTCTTTTCCACTTACCTGGCCAGGTCCTGGAGCCTCCGAATGGCGACATGGGACACCAACCCAATCTGgttacagtctccccctctagactgtaagctcgttgtgtgcagggaatacgtctgtttgttacactgtactctcccaaacgcttagtacagtgctctgtacccagtaggcgttcaataaatacgactgaatgaactgggcTTAACCTGGGCCAATCTGGATCCCTTAAGGGCAACTGCCAATGAAAGGGAACCAACGAGGGGAACCCTAGACTAAACTGGTCCTAACTCCAACTCACGGGGTTGGGATGGCATAGAACTGTCTTCAGTTCGGCAGGAAGCAGTTACATTCAGTGTGCTCTAATCATACTACCGAACAGCTCTACCCTTCTCATTTTCCACAAGGTAGAGATCAAAGGGGCAGTAACCACAGTCATCCCCAACacagcttcctctctcttctcagaACCTTGTAGAGTCCACACTGCGACCgatcttcattaaaaaaaaaaataatttattgcCAACAAAAGAGGTATTTACATGAGAACCAGAGgaataaagggggagggggaacaacaaaaaacccccacgaTGGCTCCTCTTCTCCACACCGTCGCTCCTGAGATCTCCCTCcctgctgggggaggagggggaaggaggtaaTAGAGACCTCATCGACTTGGAGAGTGCAAAAAGGGATGTGGTGAAAGAAGATTCCCCTGAGGTAGTGGGGGACCTAGGGTCTGCCCCTCCGCCCCGTGGCCACCTGCTGGATAAGGCACTCTGCCAAGGGAAAGAAGTGGGCAGAATGGAGAGAGGGTAGATGTGTGAGAAGAAGTCTGGACCAGCTGAAGCGGTGCAATTTCTTGGGCATCAACAATTCTCCAGTGTACAACTTCAGCTTTCCTGACTTGGGTTATAGCCGGGCGCTGATCTCCTTCACCTGGTAGATGTTACCTGGGGCCCAATGGGTACCCTTGGCCCCTACGCAATCACCGATGCCCTACTTGATGGGGGAGGTGATTGGAGACCCATCAAGAGGAAGGGGGACCAGGAGGGCTCACACATCATGCTCTCTTTGGATGCCCACCTAGCGCCATGCTAGCATTTGCCAGCAGTCCCATCTGCCAACCTGAGGGTATCACATGTACCCACTCCCTTCGGTCCTTGGGGGTGATTGGGCCAGTCCTGCAGGAGGCTACCAGTTGGAGAGTCATCCAGGCAAAGATGGATCACCTTTAAACCCAGGGCCCCTCTGAGACCAGAAGAAGAAGCTAGGAGAGAgttagggagaggggggagagagagaaacagagagagagagaaacagagagagaaaaaatcatTACCATAACCATCaccctcatcagtggtattttttaagagctcacTTTGCGTACAACACAGTTCTAGGGATTCTGAGGAATTTACAGAACAAGTTATAGAGGTCTCTTGCTGTCAAAAAGCCTAATGGACAAAATAAGCCACCATTCGAGCAAGGCCATATAATCAGGTCAAGTCCTAGAAGCCAGGGGTTCTGTCCTCATTCACCCCAGGCCCAAAAGCAGTCAGGCCCCCGGTTCTCCCTACACAAACCAGACATCCTGGCCCCCAATCTGGATGCACATACCAGAATCCAACCTACAAAGAATCAGGTCTGCaaccctcctgcccctccacccgCAAGTTTTGGGGCTtttagttttctttttaatgatactATTGGCCAggcattgtaatgataataacaattagggtatttgttaagcgttcaataTGTTccaaggggtggatacaaaatattcaagttggacaaagatgagtctcacacagggctcgcagtctaagtaggaggcagtaggttttaatcctcattttatagatgaggaaactgaggcacagaaaagttaagtgatttgcccaagctcacacagcagacatttgatagagccaggattagaacccaaggtctctgactcccagacccacggactttccaccatgccacgctgcttccctaagctctcTACTGACCGCTATgttagataaaaggcaatcaggtcagacacagcccctctgcccacatagggctcacagtctaaaaggaagggaggaagatttaatcctcattttccagatgaggtaactgcggcccagaggagtgacttgcctaagatcacctagcagacaagtggcaggggcaggattagaactcaggtcctccaactgccaggcctgtgctttttccattaggccatggtgcttccctgaAGCAGCACTTTGTCCTCCTTCCCAACTCAACCAAGAGGGGAGCAGCCAGCAGTAAGGATTGGCGGTTCCCAGATCGAGAACCCCAatacacctcttggaggagaggaatataGCCCATTAACTTCAAGGTACAAGAGGGAAGGATTACTCTTTGCATCACAGAGTGAGTGCTGCTCTTTTGAAAAGACAGTGACCACCTTCCAAGGGCAGGGCCTCAGGACAAAAAGGAAGTGGTCCCCCAGCAACCTAGGCCCACCTACTCAAAGAGCCACATTCAACCTGTGTCTCgtctcctcatccttcttccctccctgccgctCGACCGGCTCGGCAGGCTTGGGCCCAGagccagctcctcccctcccggggCCTCCCGCCGGGCCCCTTCCAGAATCATAGCTTACCCGGCAAGGGGCTCTGGGCCTGGCTAGGGTCCCCTTCTGTGCAGCCCTTCTCTTCGAACGAGGCCCTGACCTTGGGGGACTCCATTCGGGACTTGGAGAAGAGTCGGAAGGTAAAGCCGGCGGGGAAGCTGCCATCGCTGAAGAGCCGGATCTCAGCTGGGGCTGCATCTGGCTCTGGAGAGGGGTGTGGAGAGGAGAACAGCGACAGAGGCATCAatggaaaaccaaacaaaaaaccagtAACTCGGgactcctggtctccctccttccctcctccccaaattCCTATTTTGAAAccagggcccctgctctatcaaaCCTAACTTCCTTCTTACAAAACAGGCTCTGTTCCACCAGTGCCCAGATCTGCCCATCACCAGATCCCATCTCTCACCTGGAACAGGGTCTGGCGGCTCAGGGGTCACGCTGGCTTTGCAAGaagttctccctctcttctttttagCCGCCGCTCGCCCCTGGAGCCCTGCCCACCTCCGGCCCCGTGGCTTCCTGCTCTCCAACTCCACGGTGGAGGGTGCTGTAAAGAGAGGCCAACCCTCAGCTCACTTTGGGCGAATTCCAGACCCAAGCTcgatgtgggctgggaacgtgtctgtttactgttgtattgttctctcccaagtgctcagtacagtgctttacacacagtaagcgctcaataaatacaactgaatgaacaaatgaattccaCAGCTGCGTGGTCCTTCTTGGAACCCAAAAAGCCTGTCCAGcagccccctccctttcttcttctggcTTCCCAAAGGGTCTCACCAGGAAGCTGCATGGGGCGAGCAGCCCGTCTCCGGTGAAGTGGCTGTTCTTCAGGGTCGAGGGAGACTTCGATCTCAGCTGGCCCCTTGGGAAGGTCTGGGTTTGGGGGGAACAGAACTGAGGAGTATCCCTCTTTGGGGaaccccccccatcccagctggCTCCCCTGCCGCTCTGCCCTTTCGCACCCTGCCCAGCACTACCCGCCAGTCCTCCCCGCACCTGAgctgggagctggaggggagtCGGCCCAAGTCCAGGCTGCCTCATCGCACCAGGCCTCGAGGATATTGCACTTCTCCGCGGGGCTGAGGC
This portion of the Ornithorhynchus anatinus isolate Pmale09 chromosome 3, mOrnAna1.pri.v4, whole genome shotgun sequence genome encodes:
- the SPINDOC gene encoding spindlin interactor and repressor of chromatin-binding protein isoform X2; translated protein: MVLGRTRARLPLGAYGERSRTMAVKAEPALLDYIKVTLKCEKVEEEAVMPQAPHGLNPAPQPFCFASSKDKKEPVIQEPQGSAGHLDETRRLGHRQLEWDADLPKGPAEIEVSLDPEEQPLHRRRAARPMQLPAPSTVELESRKPRGRRWAGLQGRAAAKKKRGRTSCKASVTPEPPDPVPEPDAAPAEIRLFSDGSFPAGFTFRLFSKSRMESPKVRASFEEKGCTEGDPSQAQSPLPASSSGLRGALGLKVIHLCLDDSPTGSLLQDWPNHPQGPKGVGTCDTLRLADGTAGKC
- the SPINDOC gene encoding spindlin interactor and repressor of chromatin-binding protein isoform X1 encodes the protein MVLGRTRARLPLGAYGERSRTMAVKAEPALLDYIKVTLKCEKVEEEAVMPQAPHGLNPAPQPFCFASSKDKKEPVIQEPQGSAGHLDETRRLGHRQLEWDAGGSGEKELLGSWEQEYLVGSSPGGSGRTLCLVCGEKLSTRSARAAKEHILGQHPHTLGLSPAEKCNILEAWCDEAAWTWADSPPAPSSDLPKGPAEIEVSLDPEEQPLHRRRAARPMQLPAPSTVELESRKPRGRRWAGLQGRAAAKKKRGRTSCKASVTPEPPDPVPEPDAAPAEIRLFSDGSFPAGFTFRLFSKSRMESPKVRASFEEKGCTEGDPSQAQSPLPASSSGLRGALGLKVIHLCLDDSPTGSLLQDWPNHPQGPKGVGTCDTLRLADGTAGKC